A window from Vibrio cortegadensis encodes these proteins:
- a CDS encoding phosphoribosylaminoimidazolesuccinocarboxamide synthase, translated as MSFADQVLAVNDDLPIRTNKPVHSGKVRSVYWLTEEDSQRLIKEKGYNVSPDAPLAIMVISDRISAFDCIWRGENDLKGVPGKGAALNAISNHWFKLFKDHGLADSHILDIPHPFVWIVQKARPVMIEAICRQYITGSMWRAYANGEREFCGIEMADGLEKDKALPNLLITPSTKGILKGIPGVPEADDVNITRKNLEDNFADFNFSKIEDIAQYEKLLKEGFGVISNALAQVGQTFVDTKFEFGYVNDAQGIEKLIYMDEVGTPDSSRIWDSNEYQHGKIVENSKEGFRQFLLNHFPDPDILLNKNRMPEREALARDNALPLDALMSVSRTYIDIAEKVTGQKIELSDNPKQEIIDILSKEYNLID; from the coding sequence ATGAGCTTCGCTGACCAAGTTCTTGCCGTAAATGATGACCTCCCAATTCGTACCAATAAACCTGTTCATAGTGGAAAAGTACGCTCTGTTTATTGGTTGACTGAAGAAGACAGCCAACGATTAATCAAAGAAAAAGGATACAACGTCTCACCGGACGCTCCACTTGCGATTATGGTGATCAGTGATCGTATTTCTGCATTTGATTGCATATGGCGTGGCGAGAATGATTTGAAAGGTGTTCCAGGGAAAGGTGCCGCTTTGAACGCTATTTCTAATCACTGGTTTAAGTTATTTAAAGATCATGGCTTAGCGGATAGCCACATTTTGGATATCCCTCATCCATTTGTCTGGATTGTCCAAAAAGCGCGCCCAGTTATGATTGAAGCTATTTGTCGCCAATATATAACCGGTTCGATGTGGCGCGCCTATGCCAACGGTGAACGAGAGTTTTGCGGTATTGAAATGGCAGATGGCCTTGAAAAAGATAAAGCCCTACCAAACTTGCTTATCACGCCATCAACTAAGGGGATTCTTAAAGGCATTCCTGGTGTTCCAGAAGCTGATGATGTGAATATTACACGTAAGAACCTTGAAGATAACTTTGCCGACTTTAATTTCAGTAAGATTGAAGACATCGCTCAGTATGAAAAATTATTGAAAGAGGGCTTCGGAGTAATAAGTAACGCTTTAGCTCAAGTGGGGCAAACATTTGTCGATACCAAGTTTGAGTTTGGTTATGTGAATGATGCGCAAGGCATTGAAAAACTGATTTATATGGATGAAGTCGGTACTCCTGACTCTTCTAGAATTTGGGACAGCAACGAGTATCAACACGGAAAAATTGTTGAGAACTCTAAAGAGGGTTTCCGTCAGTTTTTACTCAATCACTTCCCAGATCCTGACATCCTTCTTAATAAAAACAGGATGCCTGAAAGAGAAGCACTTGCTCGTGATAATGCGCTTCCACTTGATGCATTAATGTCGGTATCTCGCACTTATATCGATATTGCGGAAAAAGTAACGGGGCAAAAAATAGAGTTAAGCGATAATCCGAAGCAAGAGATCATTGATATCTTAAGCAAAGAGTACAATCTTATTGATTAG
- a CDS encoding J domain-containing protein, with amino-acid sequence MKRYLLIFAFLFVSLTCNLAYSSTDNIALLTAKANQNDPQAQYNLAQSYALGVDTEKNIDTAFHWYQQAAKSGHKAAQYKLAQAYELGEGTTINLEHALRWYTQLALEGDSKAPLKLASLFERTNVDISELDMAEIWYQIAADTLSDAKLNTQAEDGYYRVLERQFNTQRAKQLSSIDQLDAQIDPITLDIPQDEQDLPENSDSWSFKTFMNQLNIFSGDSSIFIYAPWLIIAILSLVLIMAVKRNRHDQTNELMEQQLKLQEELKAKTFTIKQLKRQLETVFREFKKHQNSSKNQKLNISCAIFGFTPSNIPDEKKIKLRFKQLSRIYHPDMKGSEEEMKRLNGALKIILHNVTKK; translated from the coding sequence ATGAAACGTTATTTGCTCATTTTTGCTTTTCTCTTCGTAAGCCTAACTTGCAATTTAGCGTATTCCAGCACTGATAATATCGCCCTTCTGACAGCCAAAGCGAATCAAAACGATCCTCAGGCTCAGTATAACCTCGCTCAATCTTACGCTTTAGGCGTCGACACCGAAAAAAACATCGACACAGCATTTCATTGGTATCAGCAAGCCGCAAAAAGTGGCCATAAAGCCGCGCAGTACAAATTAGCTCAAGCCTATGAACTCGGGGAAGGCACCACGATAAACCTTGAACATGCACTTCGCTGGTACACACAACTTGCTCTTGAGGGGGATAGCAAAGCGCCTTTGAAATTAGCGAGCCTATTTGAACGTACTAACGTTGATATTAGTGAACTAGATATGGCTGAAATCTGGTACCAAATTGCGGCAGACACCCTTTCCGATGCTAAGTTAAACACTCAAGCGGAGGATGGCTATTATCGAGTATTAGAGAGACAATTCAATACTCAAAGAGCCAAGCAACTCTCTTCTATTGACCAACTTGACGCTCAAATTGACCCCATCACTCTGGATATTCCTCAAGATGAACAGGACCTACCTGAAAATTCTGATAGTTGGTCATTTAAAACGTTCATGAACCAACTCAATATTTTTAGCGGTGACTCCAGCATTTTCATATATGCCCCTTGGCTAATTATCGCCATTCTCAGTCTAGTATTGATCATGGCAGTGAAACGCAATCGTCATGATCAAACCAATGAATTGATGGAGCAACAACTGAAGCTTCAGGAAGAACTAAAAGCTAAAACCTTTACGATAAAGCAGCTTAAGCGCCAACTAGAGACGGTATTTCGTGAATTCAAAAAGCATCAGAACTCTTCTAAAAATCAAAAACTGAATATTTCTTGCGCTATATTTGGCTTTACCCCATCAAACATACCCGATGAGAAAAAAATCAAATTACGCTTTAAACAACTATCAAGAATTTACCATCCAGATATGAAAGGCAGTGAAGAAGAGATGAAACGCTTAAATGGCGCTCTTAAAATAATTCTCCACAATGTTACAAAAAAGTAA
- a CDS encoding DUF2786 domain-containing protein has translation MDKKKALKKIAKCLELGNSANVNEAANAIKMAHALMVKYGLDKDDIEFIKMGKTQSSHLLPANVSSTILRVIRGINTRFGVEAVLLNHKGLKRVEFIGEADRAIFAAFAFDIVYRELNEHTGQFRNSFSGSGTSNLEVTRRVNSFVSGWVEGALEKLPIITPDEESANKINNYIDKEFENIDRETFKQQLREAMKNLTADYEVGLKKGRKVSVNRPINGAQELKRLK, from the coding sequence ATGGATAAGAAAAAAGCCCTAAAGAAAATTGCCAAATGCCTAGAGCTTGGAAATTCAGCCAACGTCAATGAAGCAGCTAATGCCATCAAAATGGCTCATGCCTTGATGGTTAAATATGGCTTGGATAAGGATGATATTGAATTTATCAAAATGGGCAAAACTCAGTCCAGTCACCTTCTACCTGCTAATGTCAGTTCGACTATTTTACGTGTGATCCGCGGTATCAATACTAGATTCGGTGTCGAAGCCGTATTACTTAATCATAAAGGTCTGAAACGCGTTGAATTTATTGGTGAAGCTGACCGCGCTATTTTTGCAGCCTTTGCTTTTGATATCGTTTATCGTGAATTGAATGAGCATACTGGTCAGTTCCGAAACAGTTTTTCTGGTTCAGGCACAAGTAACCTTGAAGTGACTCGTCGAGTGAATTCCTTTGTTTCTGGTTGGGTTGAAGGTGCACTAGAGAAACTTCCTATTATTACGCCTGATGAAGAGTCTGCGAATAAGATCAATAATTACATTGATAAAGAGTTTGAAAATATCGATCGCGAAACCTTCAAGCAGCAATTAAGAGAAGCGATGAAAAATTTAACCGCTGATTATGAAGTTGGATTAAAGAAAGGCCGTAAAGTCTCTGTCAATCGTCCGATTAATGGGGCACAAGAACTCAAGAGACTTAAGTAA
- a CDS encoding DUF3334 family protein — protein sequence MKKNKVVTTEDILLKLCQSVSGVLTSATNSKVSYSAMVQKINKTSLKPDFGCFVLFDGGFSGLVVINFTSKAALELYANYMRNMGMPEDELAVLHTSDEVGDVLGELTNQLVGDFTNKIRKELQTNITQNQPKMLSLNKQVNLSVDTNLDRPQARRVTFSTEKNNIFYLELAMDKTEFIQLEEFEIEKEQCPDSILASTQKKMKEEQNKTAAASGGNDAAADLLDELGI from the coding sequence ATGAAAAAAAATAAAGTAGTGACAACCGAAGACATCCTTCTCAAACTTTGTCAGTCAGTGTCTGGTGTACTCACATCTGCAACCAATTCAAAAGTGTCTTACTCTGCAATGGTGCAGAAAATCAACAAAACGAGCCTTAAACCTGATTTCGGCTGTTTCGTTCTATTTGACGGTGGCTTTTCTGGGTTAGTCGTTATCAACTTCACATCAAAGGCAGCATTAGAGCTTTACGCGAACTACATGCGTAATATGGGCATGCCAGAAGATGAATTAGCGGTTTTGCACACGTCAGATGAGGTTGGAGACGTTCTTGGTGAACTGACTAACCAATTAGTTGGCGACTTTACCAATAAGATCCGTAAAGAACTACAAACCAACATTACTCAAAACCAACCAAAAATGTTGTCACTGAATAAACAGGTAAACCTTTCTGTTGATACTAATCTAGATCGCCCACAAGCGCGTCGTGTTACTTTCTCGACTGAGAAAAACAACATTTTCTACCTTGAGTTGGCGATGGATAAAACAGAATTCATTCAATTAGAAGAATTTGAAATTGAAAAAGAGCAGTGCCCAGATTCAATTTTAGCGTCGACTCAAAAGAAAATGAAAGAAGAGCAGAATAAAACTGCAGCGGCATCAGGCGGCAACGATGCAGCAGCCGATCTTCTCGATGAGCTAGGTATTTAA
- the ydiJ gene encoding D-2-hydroxyglutarate dehydrogenase YdiJ, giving the protein MLPRLHLNTDVDPVVVCFLDELKTAGFSGDIESQYSSRLAVATDNSVYQQLPQAVVHPRTTQDVILIGKISSNPKYDRVTFSPRGGGTGTNGQSLTQGVVVDLSRHMNQVIEINDKEGWVRVQSGIVKDQLNDAVRPFGYFFSPDLSTSNRATLGGMVNTDASGQGSLKYGKTSDHVLSLQAVFADGSCFESDLSCGLPSEDELAYQALSVTEQVCRNKRSQILDKFPPLNRFLTGYDLKNAIDDDTNEFDLTRVLCGAEGSLAFITEAKLNLTPIPKARTLVNVKYNSFDSALRNAPFMVEANALSVETIDSKVLNLAKQDIVWHTVSDLFTDVPDKEMLGVNMVEYAGQDEAEVESQIKALTDQLDVMLETEDAGIIGYQICNDLSEIGRIYNMRKKAVGLLGAAKGRAKPVAFAEDTCVPPENLADFIAEFRELLDAKSLNYGMFGHVDAGVLHVRPALDLCDPQQELLMHQISDEVVKLVSKYGGLMWGEHGKGFRSEYGPEFFGPELFTELRRVKAAFDPLNKMNPGKICTPLDSEAELVKVTGTKRGFYDRQINVQVRDSFKQAMECNGNGLCFNYDTSSPMCPSMKVTADRRHSPKGRAGLVREWLRQLTEQGVDILDLEQQVLESTPTIKTMVDKVRHSFNKRHEEDFSHEVYEAMNGCLACKACASQCPIKVDVPSFRSRFLNIYYSRYQRPVKDYLVANIETMLPLMAKAPLVVNTALSQQWIQSLTAKTVGYVDAPLLSVPTLEKRLRKASLQEFDLQRLAGLSKQDRADHVLIVQDPFTSYYDAQVVEDFILLVERLGKVPVLLPFKPNGKALHIKGFLKKFAQSAQSTSAFLSQVADLEIPLVGVDPALVLCYRDEYVEILGDKRGDFDVLTVHEWLLPRLNEFELETQARSSELSPWYLFSHCTEKTKLPNAEKEWGAIFTHFGGVLNTVPVGCCGMAGTFGHEVDKLQMSKDIYGLSWKPSLADLPKERCLVTGYSCRSQVKRFEGVKLAHPLQALLQLVD; this is encoded by the coding sequence ATGTTACCAAGACTTCATTTAAATACGGATGTTGATCCCGTTGTCGTCTGCTTTTTAGACGAACTTAAAACCGCTGGTTTCTCTGGCGATATTGAATCTCAATATTCTAGCCGTCTCGCGGTGGCGACAGACAACAGTGTTTACCAACAACTCCCTCAAGCCGTTGTTCACCCTCGAACCACTCAAGATGTCATTCTTATTGGTAAGATTAGCTCAAATCCAAAATATGACCGAGTCACCTTCTCGCCTCGTGGCGGCGGTACGGGTACTAATGGTCAATCTTTGACGCAAGGTGTTGTGGTGGATCTTTCTCGCCACATGAATCAAGTTATTGAGATAAATGATAAAGAAGGTTGGGTTCGAGTTCAGTCTGGGATCGTCAAAGATCAGCTTAATGATGCTGTTCGTCCTTTTGGTTATTTCTTCTCTCCAGATCTATCAACCAGTAACCGAGCGACACTGGGCGGAATGGTTAATACCGATGCCTCTGGTCAGGGTTCGCTGAAATACGGCAAAACATCAGACCATGTTCTTTCTCTTCAAGCCGTTTTTGCCGATGGGTCTTGTTTCGAATCTGACTTATCTTGTGGTTTGCCAAGTGAAGATGAACTGGCTTATCAAGCTCTTTCGGTCACAGAGCAGGTGTGCCGAAACAAGCGAAGTCAAATTCTAGATAAATTCCCACCTCTGAACCGTTTCCTTACGGGTTATGATCTCAAAAATGCAATTGATGACGATACCAATGAATTCGATTTAACGCGGGTGCTGTGCGGAGCGGAAGGCTCTTTAGCTTTCATCACTGAAGCTAAATTGAATTTGACGCCAATTCCTAAAGCTCGAACGTTAGTGAATGTGAAGTACAACAGTTTTGATTCGGCGCTGCGCAATGCTCCCTTTATGGTAGAAGCGAATGCCTTGTCGGTTGAAACCATTGATTCAAAAGTATTGAACTTAGCCAAGCAAGATATTGTATGGCACACCGTGAGTGATCTGTTTACCGATGTTCCAGATAAAGAGATGCTGGGCGTTAATATGGTCGAATACGCAGGCCAAGATGAAGCTGAAGTTGAGTCCCAAATTAAAGCTCTGACAGACCAACTTGACGTGATGCTAGAAACTGAAGATGCGGGCATTATTGGTTACCAGATTTGTAACGATTTATCTGAGATCGGGCGCATTTATAATATGCGTAAAAAAGCGGTTGGGTTGCTGGGGGCGGCGAAAGGTCGTGCTAAACCTGTCGCATTTGCAGAAGATACCTGTGTCCCACCTGAAAACTTAGCGGATTTTATCGCTGAATTTCGTGAACTACTGGATGCGAAATCATTGAACTACGGTATGTTCGGGCATGTTGATGCGGGTGTACTTCATGTGCGTCCTGCACTGGACTTGTGCGATCCTCAACAAGAGCTACTGATGCACCAAATTTCGGATGAAGTGGTGAAGTTGGTGTCGAAGTATGGCGGTTTGATGTGGGGAGAGCATGGTAAAGGTTTCCGTTCTGAATACGGGCCGGAGTTTTTTGGACCTGAATTGTTCACAGAGTTGCGCCGTGTAAAAGCGGCGTTTGATCCGCTCAATAAAATGAACCCTGGGAAAATTTGTACTCCGCTTGATAGCGAGGCCGAGTTAGTTAAAGTGACGGGGACAAAACGTGGTTTTTATGACCGCCAGATTAATGTCCAAGTCCGTGATAGCTTTAAACAAGCGATGGAGTGTAACGGTAACGGACTGTGTTTTAATTACGATACTAGCTCGCCAATGTGTCCATCAATGAAAGTCACGGCTGACAGACGTCATTCTCCAAAAGGGCGTGCCGGACTCGTCAGGGAGTGGTTAAGGCAATTGACTGAGCAAGGCGTAGATATTTTGGATTTGGAACAACAAGTTCTTGAGTCGACGCCAACGATAAAAACCATGGTTGATAAAGTGAGGCATAGTTTCAATAAACGTCATGAAGAGGATTTCTCACATGAAGTTTATGAAGCGATGAATGGTTGTTTAGCGTGTAAAGCGTGTGCGAGTCAATGTCCGATCAAAGTCGATGTACCAAGTTTTCGTTCTCGTTTCCTGAATATCTATTACTCTCGTTACCAGCGTCCTGTAAAAGACTACTTGGTTGCGAATATTGAAACCATGCTGCCGCTTATGGCAAAAGCGCCTTTAGTGGTTAATACCGCTCTGTCGCAGCAATGGATCCAAAGCTTAACCGCCAAAACCGTTGGGTATGTAGACGCTCCGCTGCTGTCTGTCCCCACTTTAGAAAAGCGCTTAAGGAAGGCGAGCCTTCAAGAGTTTGACTTGCAAAGACTGGCTGGTCTTTCGAAACAAGATAGAGCCGATCATGTACTGATTGTGCAAGACCCATTTACTAGTTACTACGATGCACAAGTGGTAGAAGATTTTATCTTGCTGGTTGAACGTTTGGGTAAAGTGCCTGTGCTACTGCCTTTTAAACCCAATGGAAAAGCGCTACACATTAAAGGCTTTTTGAAAAAGTTTGCTCAAAGTGCGCAGTCGACATCGGCATTTTTGTCTCAAGTCGCTGATTTAGAAATCCCGCTGGTGGGCGTTGATCCTGCTCTTGTGCTCTGTTATCGAGATGAATATGTCGAGATCCTTGGCGATAAGCGAGGTGATTTTGATGTGTTAACCGTTCATGAGTGGCTATTACCCCGTTTGAATGAATTTGAGCTAGAGACTCAGGCTCGTTCGTCGGAATTGTCACCTTGGTATCTATTCTCACACTGTACTGAAAAAACAAAGCTACCGAACGCTGAAAAAGAGTGGGGCGCGATTTTCACTCATTTTGGTGGCGTGCTGAATACTGTGCCTGTTGGTTGCTGTGGCATGGCGGGTACGTTTGGCCATGAAGTGGATAAACTGCAGATGTCGAAAGATATTTATGGGCTCAGTTGGAAGCCAAGTTTAGCGGACTTACCGAAAGAGAGATGCTTAGTGACGGGATACTCATGCCGTAGCCAAGTGAAACGCTTTGAAGGAGTTAAGTTGGCGCATCCACTGCAAGCATTACTACAATTGGTTGACTAG
- a CDS encoding methyltransferase family protein produces MKALELKIPPVAVFIVVALLMHLAHTFAAGAHIAVPFSLAILFVSIAISGVVGISGIVAFRQAKTTVNPVKPEEASSVVDSGIYRYTRNPMYLGLLVLLIGLSIYYQNLLSVALNIVFVMYMNRFQIEPEEAVLEKKFGEEYLDYKQSVRRWI; encoded by the coding sequence ATGAAAGCTCTTGAATTAAAGATCCCTCCCGTTGCTGTTTTTATTGTTGTCGCTCTTCTTATGCATTTGGCTCATACGTTTGCAGCGGGGGCCCACATCGCCGTGCCATTCTCGTTGGCTATTTTATTCGTTTCAATCGCCATCAGTGGTGTGGTTGGTATTTCAGGTATTGTGGCGTTTCGCCAAGCTAAAACAACCGTGAACCCAGTTAAACCAGAAGAGGCATCTTCAGTGGTTGACAGTGGCATTTACCGATACACCCGAAACCCGATGTACTTAGGTTTGCTGGTGCTTCTGATTGGGCTTTCGATCTATTACCAAAACCTACTCAGCGTTGCGCTTAATATTGTCTTCGTTATGTATATGAATCGGTTTCAAATCGAGCCGGAAGAGGCGGTGCTAGAGAAGAAATTTGGGGAAGAGTACTTAGATTATAAGCAGAGTGTTAGGCGCTGGATATAG
- a CDS encoding DUF3581 domain-containing protein — MFLSPYFSNADKRFQFTREQASHFAKKVAGDFNPIHDEDNKRFCVPGDLLFAVLLQKEGISQKMRFDFSGMVSDGVALSVENKSEKESSLIDSNGKEYLHMNHQGDVSHDAAFIEHVVTNYVQFSGMNFPHIMVPLMEEQQMMINCQRPLVIYESMEVEFSRLDLTHPEVSFAGASFDVDGKRGVVTLNFEFKEDGIVVGKGVKRMVASGLKPYDQASVDDLVNRFNERKEMFLAQFAQAAA, encoded by the coding sequence ATGTTTCTATCTCCTTATTTTTCAAACGCAGACAAACGATTCCAATTCACTCGTGAACAAGCAAGTCATTTTGCTAAAAAAGTAGCGGGCGACTTCAACCCTATTCATGATGAAGACAACAAACGTTTTTGTGTGCCAGGCGATCTTCTCTTTGCCGTTCTTCTTCAAAAAGAAGGCATTAGCCAAAAAATGCGTTTTGACTTCTCAGGAATGGTCAGTGATGGTGTTGCTCTGAGCGTTGAAAATAAGAGTGAGAAAGAGAGCTCGCTAATCGATTCTAATGGCAAAGAGTATTTGCATATGAATCATCAAGGCGACGTTAGCCATGACGCAGCGTTCATTGAGCATGTTGTGACGAACTACGTACAATTCTCTGGTATGAACTTCCCTCACATCATGGTGCCTCTGATGGAAGAGCAACAGATGATGATCAACTGTCAGCGTCCTTTAGTGATTTATGAGAGCATGGAAGTGGAATTCAGCCGCCTAGATCTCACTCACCCAGAAGTCTCATTTGCTGGCGCAAGCTTTGATGTTGACGGTAAACGCGGTGTGGTGACGCTTAACTTTGAATTTAAAGAAGATGGCATCGTTGTAGGTAAAGGCGTTAAGCGCATGGTCGCAAGTGGACTTAAACCTTATGACCAAGCATCAGTGGATGATCTCGTCAATCGCTTCAACGAAAGAAAAGAGATGTTTCTTGCTCAGTTTGCTCAAGCAGCAGCATAA
- the hutH gene encoding histidine ammonia-lyase, translating into MINLHLNPGHLSLSELRSVSRAPINLSLNPDAIPDIEASTRVVEQVIAEDRTVYGINTGFGLLANTRIAPEDLETLQRSIVLSHAAGIGKFMSDETVRLMMVLKINSLSRGYSGIRLKVINALIELVNSQVYPCVPQKGSVGASGDLAPLAHMSTVLLGEGQARHNGKIMSGLEALKIAGLDPITLAPKEGLALLNGTQASTAFALEGLFEAEDLFASATVCGAMSVEAALGSRRPFDPRIHRVRGHRGQMDAATAYRHLLDSSSEIGESHTACEKVQDPYSLRCQPQVMGACLQQIRNSADILQVEANSVSDNPLVFAEDGDIISGGNFHAEPVAMAADNLALAIAEMGSLSERRMALLIDSALSKLPPFLVDNGGVNSGFMIAQVTAAALASENKSLAHPASVDSLPTSANQEDHVSMATYAARRLRYMAENTRGILAVEYLSSAQGLDFRAPTKSSVRIEEAKSILREKVAFYDKDRYFAPDIEKANALLKSAVHNHLMPDSVLCSY; encoded by the coding sequence ATGATAAATTTACACCTTAATCCAGGCCACTTGAGCTTATCTGAACTTCGCAGCGTCAGCCGTGCTCCTATTAATCTGTCACTTAATCCTGACGCCATTCCTGACATCGAGGCTAGCACCCGTGTTGTTGAGCAAGTGATTGCCGAAGACAGAACCGTTTATGGTATCAATACTGGTTTTGGCCTATTAGCGAACACACGAATTGCGCCAGAAGATTTAGAAACATTACAGCGCAGTATTGTCCTTTCGCATGCCGCTGGTATTGGCAAATTCATGTCAGATGAGACCGTTCGTTTAATGATGGTGCTCAAGATCAACAGCTTGTCACGTGGCTACTCTGGCATTCGATTGAAAGTAATCAACGCACTGATTGAATTGGTTAATTCTCAAGTGTACCCATGCGTACCGCAAAAAGGTTCTGTGGGTGCATCAGGCGATTTAGCCCCATTGGCTCACATGAGTACCGTGTTGCTTGGGGAAGGCCAAGCTCGCCATAATGGTAAAATCATGTCTGGGCTTGAAGCGCTTAAAATTGCGGGGCTAGACCCGATCACGCTTGCGCCAAAAGAAGGGCTTGCGCTACTTAACGGAACTCAAGCTTCAACCGCTTTTGCTCTAGAAGGGTTGTTTGAAGCGGAAGATCTTTTCGCCTCAGCAACCGTATGTGGTGCCATGTCTGTAGAAGCGGCATTGGGAAGCCGTCGTCCGTTTGATCCGCGTATTCATCGCGTTCGTGGACATCGTGGGCAGATGGATGCTGCCACCGCTTATCGCCACCTTCTAGATAGCAGCAGCGAGATTGGCGAATCACATACCGCGTGCGAAAAAGTGCAAGACCCGTATTCATTGCGCTGCCAACCACAAGTGATGGGAGCCTGCTTACAACAGATCCGAAATTCAGCCGATATTTTGCAAGTTGAAGCGAACTCAGTGTCAGACAACCCACTAGTGTTTGCTGAAGATGGCGACATTATTTCGGGCGGTAACTTCCATGCTGAACCTGTAGCAATGGCGGCGGATAACCTTGCACTTGCGATTGCCGAGATGGGAAGTTTATCAGAGCGACGCATGGCCCTGCTGATTGATAGTGCCTTAAGTAAATTACCACCGTTTCTTGTAGACAATGGTGGCGTAAACTCAGGATTTATGATCGCTCAAGTAACCGCTGCCGCTCTGGCAAGTGAAAACAAGAGTTTGGCTCATCCTGCCTCTGTAGATAGCTTACCGACGTCTGCAAACCAAGAAGATCATGTTTCTATGGCGACTTATGCCGCGCGTCGCCTTCGCTACATGGCCGAAAATACACGTGGGATCCTAGCGGTTGAGTATCTATCCTCTGCACAGGGTCTTGATTTCCGAGCGCCAACGAAATCATCAGTTCGCATTGAAGAAGCCAAATCCATCTTGCGTGAAAAAGTCGCCTTCTATGATAAAGACCGCTATTTTGCTCCAGACATTGAAAAAGCGAACGCATTATTAAAGTCAGCCGTTCACAACCACCTAATGCCTGATAGCGTTCTATGCAGTTACTAA